In the genome of Limnochordia bacterium, the window CAAAATCATGGTATGTATTGTATACGGTATCTGTCTGCGGATCCTCTAGGTTACAGGCTGATGTGATCATTCCCCGATTATATGTAAGTTCCCGGACTTTGGGGCGAAGCTGGGCATCATGGTTGATCAGATCAGCCACAATATAGCCTGCCTGTTCCAAGGCTTCCTCGACTGTGCAATCGTTCTTTTTGGCAAAGGGCTTTGCCAGTTCACTAGGACTTTGCTGTTGTTCAAGTAACAGTTCAGCCAAGGGTCCAAACCCAAGCTCCCGTGCTTTCTCCGCTTTAGTGCTGCGTTGTTTGCGGAAAGGTCTATAGATATCCTCTAGTTCTCTTTGGGTGGAAGCTGCTTCAATTTGTTCAGCAAGTTCATTGGTCAGTTTCTCTTGTTCCACCAGTGCATCAATAATCTGCTGCCTGCGTTTGGCTAGGTTTGTAAAGTACGTGTAAGCATCTGCAATAGCGTGAATCTGCAGATCATCAAGACCGCCTGTTGCTTCTTTGCGGTATCTAGCAATAAAGGGAACTGTGTTCCCTTCTAGGATCAATTGCACGGTGGGTGCTACCTTAGAACGATCAATACCAGTATGCCTGGCAATTCTACTTACGAGATCCGGCACATTAATACCCCCAACCAGGTTAATAACGCCATTATACCATACGTGGGTGATGCTCTCCTGTTGTTGTTGCTCCATAACAGATTGTCAGGGATCTACAGGCTCTAATAGCAGAAGTTGTTAGGCGTCGGATACGCATTAAGGGTTCCCCCTTCGGTAAGGATATACAGTAGATAACACCTAAGGGGGGAAAACCTTGCCAAAGATCAACGAGATAGAGCTGCAGTCCATTAGGCACCTAATTGGCGATGCGCTCACCGGAGCAAAGAAACTATCCTTCTATGCAGAGCAATGTGAAGATCCGCGTCTTAAGAACATGTTCCAGTCTGGCGCGAAGGGCTCACAGCAAATGGCTGACAAACTAATGGGATTCCTAAGCTGAAAGGAGATAAGGAACGATGTTAAGCGATAAGGATATGGCCTTAGACTATCTGGAAATGTGTAAGACTGGCACGAGTGAGGCGCTCAAGGCTGCCCTAGAGTGTTCCAACCAGAACCTACGAGGTACGTTGATGAGTTACGTAACCCAAGGTGAGAAGGACTCCCTTGAACTGAGCAAACTAGCATCAACGAACAACTGGTATCTGGAAGCAGGACCAGCTGATTCCCAGGAAATCCAACGTATTAGTGGATTCTACACTTCGGCAGCAACGCCGATGGGATTTACAGTACGCTAGGTCTCGGGGGCGTTGATTTGCCCCCCAGGAATCAACGAAAGTCGCATGATAAGCATTCTTGCTTAAGTGACTTTACTCAATGCTGTTAGGAAGCACATTAAATGAGACGGTTGACGCGTACATTATTTGAGACTGAGCTATAGATATTCGAAGGGATGTCTTAGAGTTTTATCAGTATGAATGGAACAATATCGTTAGTGAGAGCTTGTTATTATGGTTAGAGGTAGAGTACTATTGTGTTTGTCAGGTTTTCTAG includes:
- a CDS encoding spore coat protein; the encoded protein is MLSDKDMALDYLEMCKTGTSEALKAALECSNQNLRGTLMSYVTQGEKDSLELSKLASTNNWYLEAGPADSQEIQRISGFYTSAATPMGFTVR